In Uranotaenia lowii strain MFRU-FL chromosome 2, ASM2978415v1, whole genome shotgun sequence, one genomic interval encodes:
- the LOC129742632 gene encoding uncharacterized protein LOC129742632, with amino-acid sequence MPTKDFACRRYELTEITFRHCPTPRKQVASSGLDKVIFLLEESAHRSIQGMQEPMTFFVPGYAAGTLKDLLRAMDCLARKVLQDVHAVRNEEEAAGKMYISGKFVINVI; translated from the exons ATGCCCACAAAGGATTTTGCATGTCGACGCTACGAACTCACCGAGATTACGTTCAGGCACTGCCCTACGCCACGGAAGCAGGTGGCTAGCTCCGGTCTGGACAAGGTCATCTTCCTGCTGGAGGAATCCGCACACCGGAGCATTCAAGGAATGCAAGAACCGATGACATTTTTTGTACCAG GTTACGCTGCTGGAACCCTCAAAGATTTACTCCGTGCTATGGATTGTTTGGCTCGGAAAGTTCTACAGGACGTGCATGCTGTGCGAAATGAGGAGGAGGCAGCCGGAAAAATGTACATTTCGGGCAAGTTTGTGATAAACGTGATTTAA
- the LOC129742633 gene encoding uncharacterized protein LOC129742633 — protein MIPITVYGNGQVIETFAFIDEGSSLTLIEEALVNELGIKGIAQALCLQWTGNMSRMEKDSEIVELVVSGINQQKSSLKEARTVKELSLPTQTLDYKYLAGKYRHLEGLPVASYVNAVPRILIGVNNLHLTVPLRVKEGQSDEPMAAKTRLGWCIYGGAISEPTNSSINFHACDCSKDETLHLMVRNFISQEDAGLTTEVILESEADQRARSILEKTTCRVGKRFSTRLLWRFDEFELPDSYPMAVKRLECLERKMVKNPHLKENLKQKLADYQAKGYAHLATEAELRYSDPRRTWYLPLGVVVNPKKPEKVRMIWDASATVDGISLNTMLLKGPDELIPLPWILFRFRQYPVAVTADITEMFHQILIDSDDQQAQRFLWRSDPQGPPEIYVMNVATFGATCSPAAAQFVKNKNAREFVDAYPRAVEGITEGHYVDDYADSFETIEEAARVSSEIRMIHAAGGFNIRGWRSNDPNVLVDLGDDTSQKPKTLDLESRSYERVLGMHWLPAEDVLGYSTALPQELHDIITQKNRPTKRQVLRCLMSFFDPLGLLAAFILHGKVLLQDIWRSGIEWDEVIVGEAFEKWQRWTAQFEHVSKLQIPRCYFDRVTRTHYKHLELHIFVDASEDAYAAAGYFRIPISPGVFECTLVAAKTKVAPLKHISIPRLELQAAVTGARLRKFITDGHPVVAQRVVFWSDSSTVLAWIRSDHRRFSQFVACRVGEILSSTNVSEWRWVPSRFNVADHATKWGQGPPLQSNDSWFKGPTFLWGPEESWPQPKTLKTTTEELRVSCVHSAHTFTGFVIIMCGYSKKDTADSLAKKSSAQQRMLFFAYANDNRS, from the exons ATGATTCCTATCACAGTCTACGGTAacggacaagtcattgaaaccTTCGCATTTATCGATGAAGGATCGTCCCTCACACTGATAGAGGAAGCACTAGTTAACGAGTTGGGAATAAAAGGAATTGCACAGGCACTTTGCCTTCAGTGGACCGGCAACATGTCGCGCATGGAAAAGGATTCCGAAATAGTCGAGCTCGTGGTCTCCGGAATAAACCAGCAAAAATCCAGCCTAAAAGAAGCACGTACAGTTAAGGAACTATCATTGCCGACCCAAACGTTGGATTATAAATACCTAGCAGGAAAATACAGACATCTCGAAGGCCTTCCAGTAGCTAGTTACGTCAACGCGGTCCCTCGGATCTTGATCGGCGTGAATAACCTTCATCTGACAGTGCCATTGAGAGTCAAAGAGGGACAATCAGATGAACCTATGGCGGCGAAAACTCGCTTGGGTTGGTGCATCTACGGTGGTGCCATAAGTGAACCAACTAACTCGTCTATTAACTTCCACGCCTGTGATTGTTCAAAGGATGAAACTCTTCATTTAATGGTACGCAATTTCATCTCGCAGGAAGATGCAGGACTTACAACTGAAGTCATCTTAGAATCTGAAGCAGATCAAAGAGCCCGTTCTATTTTGGAAAAAACCACCTGCAGGGTTGGGAAAAGGTTTTCCACTCGACTGCTTTGGCGCTTCGATGAATTCGAACTACCCGATAGCTACCCAATGGCGGTAAAACGCCTGGAATGCTTAGAGCGTAAAATGGTTAAGAATCCCCACCTGAAAGAAAACTTAAAGCAAAAGTTGGCGGATTACCAAGCAAAGGGCTATGCGCATTTGGCGACAGAGGCAGAGCTGAGATATTCAGATCCTAGGCGTACATGGTACTTACCACTGGGCGTGGTTGTAAACCCCAAAAAACCGGAGAAAGTAAGAATGATCTGGGACGCATCGGCTACGGTTGACGGAATATCATTGAATACCATGTTACTCAAGGGACCCGATGAACTGATTCCACTTCCTTGGATCCTTTTTCGCTTCCGCCAATATCCTGTTGCCGTTACGGCGGACATTACTGAgatgtttcatcaaattttgatcgATTCCGATGATCAACAAGCTCAACGCTTTCTATGGAGATCTGATCCTCAAGGACCTCCCGAGATTTACGTAATGAACGTAGCTACGTTTGGGGCGACATGCTCACCGGCCGCAGCCCAGTTCGTCAAGAATAAAAATGCCAGAGAATTTGTCGATGCCTATCCCAGAGCTGTTGAAGGTATCACGGAAGGACATTATGTGGATGACTACGCAGACAGTTTTGAAACAATCGAAGAGGCAGCAAGAGTATCTTCGGAAATCCGGATGATTCACGCAGCAGGAGGTTTTAATATTCGAGGTTGGAGGTCTAATGACCCAAATGTACTAGTGGATCTGGGCGACGATACGTCTCAAAAACCCAAAACTCTAGATCTTGAATCGCGGAGCTACGAGCGCGTTCTAGGAATGCATTGGTTACCTGCAGAAGATGTCTTGGGATATTCTACCGCACTTCCACAAGAACTCCACGACATCATTACGCAAAAAAATCGACCAACAAAACGTCAAGTTTTGCGTTGCCTTATGAGTTTTTTCGATCCACTCGGTTTGTTGGCAGCATTTATTCTACATGGGAAAGTGCTGCTTCAGGACATTTGGCGCTCAGGCATCGAATGGGACGAGGTGATTGTCGGTGAGGCTTTCGAGAAGTGGCAACGGTGGACCGCACAATTCGAACACGTATCCAAACTTCAGATCCCACGTTGTTATTTCGACAGAGTGACCAGAACCCACTATAAACATTTGGAGCTACACATCTTCGTGGATGCCAGCGAGGATGCCTACGCGGCAGCTGGTTATTTCCGTATTCCAATCAGTCCCGGCGTGTTCGAATGTACTCTTGTAGCGGCTAAAACTAAGGTCGCTCCGTTGAAACACATATCCATCCCGCGATTAGAGCTGCAAGCTGCTGTAACTGGAGCGCGGTTACGGAAGTTTATAACAGATGGTCATCCAGTCGTAGCACAACGTGTTGTGTTTTGGTCGGATTCCAGTACGGTTCTGGCGTGGATTCGATCAGATCATCGTAGATTCTCACAATTTGTGGCATGTCGTGTAGGAGAAATTTTGTCATCGACAAACGTATCAGAATGGCGATGGGTACCATCCCGATTCAACGTTGCTGACCACGCTACCAAGTGGGGACAAGGACCTCCACTACAGTCGAATGATAGCTGGTTTAAAGGACCGACATTTCTGTGGGGCCCAGAAGAGAGCTGGCCTCAACCGAAGACCTTGAAAACTACTACTGAGGAACTTAGAGTTTCGTGTGTGCATTCTGCA CATACGTTTACCGGTTTTGTAATTATTATGTGCGGTTATTCGAAAAAAGATACAGCGGATTCCTTAGCCAAGAAGAGCTCGGCGCAGCAGAGAATGCTATTTTTCGCCTATGCCAACGACAATCGTTCTTAG